A single window of Carassius gibelio isolate Cgi1373 ecotype wild population from Czech Republic chromosome A19, carGib1.2-hapl.c, whole genome shotgun sequence DNA harbors:
- the LOC127935079 gene encoding protein AF1q, giving the protein MLDTTSSQFNSFLFWRQPIPLLDLSELEDIGISNAKSKEWKSTKSSQKPLGQEEEEDLELLKYSSFNYWKEPIPSIDTLDFCLLL; this is encoded by the coding sequence ATGCTAGACACAACCAGCAGCCAGTTCAACTCCTTCCTGTTTTGGAGGCAGCCCATCCCATTGCTGGACCTGTCAGAGCTGGAAGACATTGGCATTTCTAATGCCAAGTCCAAAGAATGGAAGTCAACCAAGAGCTCCCAAAAACCCCTGGgacaggaggaagaagaggatttAGAGCTATTAAAGTACTCCTCCTTCAACTACTGGAAAGAGCCCATCCCTAGTATCGATACCTTGGATTTCTGCCTGCTGTTATAA
- the LOC127935288 gene encoding ubiquitin carboxyl-terminal hydrolase MINDY-1 isoform X1: MADSCPDTVDGEIIGISEGQQLNTTKKEDFDAAKPQDKKVSQKEGVSNAEESSRSSSHLIKDDINTCKNPLTTTASLEDGVNATLSSTSKSQDKTAESEIINSQSYTPSQSEVTPTFSVASLEFSEETNGIPPDRPLISSKSAEDGNQVPSQGSRGACEGATRASEPSMPAYYFVKWITWKEKKTAIITQSENGPCPLIAIMNILLLRWKVKLPAQTEVITTEELMAHLGECVLSIKPRERAEGMELNFQQYFSFPSQNMSDAMAVLPKFSTGLDVNVRFTGVSDFEYTPECIVFDLLDIPLYHGWLVDPQSPEVVSAVGKLSYNQLVEKIIEFKHSTDSSQVSEGLIAEQFLESTATQLSYHGLCELNTTAKEGELSGFFRNNHFSTMIKHKGHLYLLVTDQGFLQEESVVWESLHNVEGDGNFCDSDFRLCHPSQKPTGASQPSAQQQQMQIDQDYLVAMSLQQRQGDAPGPMSDLELARQLQQEEYQQPQTQQQQPSAGQMRGQAASQHGGQRRREKKDDSDCCIL, from the exons ATGGCAGATTCCTGCCCAGACACCGTTGATGGTGAGATTATAGGCATTTCTGAGGGACAGCAGTTAAACACAACCAAAAAAGAGGACTTTGATGCTGCTAAACCACAGGATAAAAAAGTCAGCCAAAAAGAGGGTGTCAGCAACGCTGAGGAATCCTCCAGGAGTAGTTCACACCTTATAAAAGATGACATTAACACATGCAAAAATCCTCTAACAACCACAGCTTCTCTTGAAGATGGAGTTAACGCAACTCTGTCTTCTACCAGTAAAAGCCAAGACAAAACCGCTGAATCTGAGATCATCAATAGCCAATCCTACACGCCCAGCCAATCAGAGGTGACGCCCACTTTCTCTGTGGCCAGTCTGGAGTTCTCCGAGGAGACTAATGGGATTCCTCCTGATAGACCTTTGATTTCATCCAAATCTGCTGAGGATGGCAACCAAGTCCCCTCTCAAGGGAGCAGAGGGGCCTGTGAAGGGGCTACAAGGGCATCAGAGCCTAGCATGCCGGCATATTATTTTGTCAAGTGGATTACCTGGAAAGAGAAGAAGACTGCTATTATCACACAGAGCGAGAACGGGCCCTGCCCCCTGATTGCCATCATGAACATCCTGTTGTTGCGGTGGAAG GTGAAGTTACCGGCTCAGACGGAAGTGATCACCACTGAAGAGCTGATGGCTCACCTTG GTGAATGTGTGCTGTCCATCAAACCGCGGGAGAGAGCAGAGGGGATGGAGCTCAATTTCCAGCAG TATTTTTCATTCCCTTCACAGAACATGAGCGACGCGATGGCTGTGCTGCCGAAGTTTTCCACGGGCCTCGACGTTAATGTGCGTTTCACAGGTGTGTCCGATTTCGAGTACACGCCTGAATGCATCGTCTTTGATCTGCTTGACATCCCGCTCTACCACGGCTGGCTTGTTGACCCACAG AGTCCTGAGGTGGTGTCTGCAGTGGGCAAACTCAGCTACAACCAACTGGTGGAGAAGATCATAGAGTTCAAGCACTCGACAGATAGCAGTCAAGTCAGCGAAG GTTTGATAGCAGAGCAGTTTTTGGAGTCCACAGCAACCCAGCTGTCGTATCACGGCCTGTGTGAGCTCAACACGACAGCCAAGGAGGGCGAACTGTCTGGGTTTTTCAGGAACAACCACTTCAGCACTATGATAAAGCACAAG GGTCACCTTTACCTGCTGGTCACAGATCAGGGTTTCCTGCAGGAGGAGAGCGTAGTGTGGGAGAGTCTCCATAATGTGGAGGGCGATGGGAATTTCTGTGACTCGGACTTCAGATTGTGTCACCCTTCCCAGAAACCCACAGGAGCCAGCCAGCCCTCTGCACAACAGCAGCAAATGCAGATCGACCAG GACTACCTGGTGGCGATGTCTCTGCAGCAGCGGCAGGGTGACGCTCCTGGACCCATGAGTGATCTTGAGCTGGCCAGACAGCTACAGCAGGAGGAGTACCAGCAGCCACAAACACAACAGCAGCAGCCCTCAGCAGGACAG ATGCGAGGTCAGGCCGCGTCTCAGCACGGAGGACAGAGGCGCCGGGAAAAGAAGGACGACTCAGATTGCTGTATTCTTTAA
- the LOC127935288 gene encoding ubiquitin carboxyl-terminal hydrolase MINDY-1 isoform X2 translates to MADSCPDTVDGEIIGISEGQQLNTTKKEDFDAAKPQDKKVSQKEGVSNAEESSRSSSHLIKDDINTCKNPLTTTASLEDGVNATLSSTSKSQDKTAESEIINSQSYTPSQSEVTPTFSVASLEFSEETNGIPPDRPLISSKSAEDGNQVPSQGSRGACEGATRASEPSMPAYYFVKWITWKEKKTAIITQSENGPCPLIAIMNILLLRWKVKLPAQTEVITTEELMAHLGECVLSIKPRERAEGMELNFQQNMSDAMAVLPKFSTGLDVNVRFTGVSDFEYTPECIVFDLLDIPLYHGWLVDPQSPEVVSAVGKLSYNQLVEKIIEFKHSTDSSQVSEGLIAEQFLESTATQLSYHGLCELNTTAKEGELSGFFRNNHFSTMIKHKGHLYLLVTDQGFLQEESVVWESLHNVEGDGNFCDSDFRLCHPSQKPTGASQPSAQQQQMQIDQDYLVAMSLQQRQGDAPGPMSDLELARQLQQEEYQQPQTQQQQPSAGQMRGQAASQHGGQRRREKKDDSDCCIL, encoded by the exons ATGGCAGATTCCTGCCCAGACACCGTTGATGGTGAGATTATAGGCATTTCTGAGGGACAGCAGTTAAACACAACCAAAAAAGAGGACTTTGATGCTGCTAAACCACAGGATAAAAAAGTCAGCCAAAAAGAGGGTGTCAGCAACGCTGAGGAATCCTCCAGGAGTAGTTCACACCTTATAAAAGATGACATTAACACATGCAAAAATCCTCTAACAACCACAGCTTCTCTTGAAGATGGAGTTAACGCAACTCTGTCTTCTACCAGTAAAAGCCAAGACAAAACCGCTGAATCTGAGATCATCAATAGCCAATCCTACACGCCCAGCCAATCAGAGGTGACGCCCACTTTCTCTGTGGCCAGTCTGGAGTTCTCCGAGGAGACTAATGGGATTCCTCCTGATAGACCTTTGATTTCATCCAAATCTGCTGAGGATGGCAACCAAGTCCCCTCTCAAGGGAGCAGAGGGGCCTGTGAAGGGGCTACAAGGGCATCAGAGCCTAGCATGCCGGCATATTATTTTGTCAAGTGGATTACCTGGAAAGAGAAGAAGACTGCTATTATCACACAGAGCGAGAACGGGCCCTGCCCCCTGATTGCCATCATGAACATCCTGTTGTTGCGGTGGAAG GTGAAGTTACCGGCTCAGACGGAAGTGATCACCACTGAAGAGCTGATGGCTCACCTTG GTGAATGTGTGCTGTCCATCAAACCGCGGGAGAGAGCAGAGGGGATGGAGCTCAATTTCCAGCAG AACATGAGCGACGCGATGGCTGTGCTGCCGAAGTTTTCCACGGGCCTCGACGTTAATGTGCGTTTCACAGGTGTGTCCGATTTCGAGTACACGCCTGAATGCATCGTCTTTGATCTGCTTGACATCCCGCTCTACCACGGCTGGCTTGTTGACCCACAG AGTCCTGAGGTGGTGTCTGCAGTGGGCAAACTCAGCTACAACCAACTGGTGGAGAAGATCATAGAGTTCAAGCACTCGACAGATAGCAGTCAAGTCAGCGAAG GTTTGATAGCAGAGCAGTTTTTGGAGTCCACAGCAACCCAGCTGTCGTATCACGGCCTGTGTGAGCTCAACACGACAGCCAAGGAGGGCGAACTGTCTGGGTTTTTCAGGAACAACCACTTCAGCACTATGATAAAGCACAAG GGTCACCTTTACCTGCTGGTCACAGATCAGGGTTTCCTGCAGGAGGAGAGCGTAGTGTGGGAGAGTCTCCATAATGTGGAGGGCGATGGGAATTTCTGTGACTCGGACTTCAGATTGTGTCACCCTTCCCAGAAACCCACAGGAGCCAGCCAGCCCTCTGCACAACAGCAGCAAATGCAGATCGACCAG GACTACCTGGTGGCGATGTCTCTGCAGCAGCGGCAGGGTGACGCTCCTGGACCCATGAGTGATCTTGAGCTGGCCAGACAGCTACAGCAGGAGGAGTACCAGCAGCCACAAACACAACAGCAGCAGCCCTCAGCAGGACAG ATGCGAGGTCAGGCCGCGTCTCAGCACGGAGGACAGAGGCGCCGGGAAAAGAAGGACGACTCAGATTGCTGTATTCTTTAA